The following coding sequences lie in one Planctomycetia bacterium genomic window:
- a CDS encoding CoA transferase yields the protein MTTRADLPLAGLKVLDLSRILAGPMCAQILADLGADVVKIERPQSGDDTRQWGPPFLAADAEGKPGPSAYYLSCNRGKRSMALDLSKPEAREVLDDLLRTADVMLENFLPETLAKLGLTPERLRTLNPRLVSCSISGYGRTGPNADLPGYDLAIQAASGLMSITGERDRAPMKVGVAISDVVTGLYAAVSVLAGLIGRGGAGEGRQFDVALADCTLAALVNVAQSTLATGRRPARYGNAHPQIVPYESFATADGHLVLAIGADRQWVRFCQAIEKPVWSDHARFRTNPDRVAAREVLVPLVAEEMLRRTTAEWETLLTAADVPHARIAHVDEALASKQTEARGMVREVVDDAGRTVRLLGNPIHWPERPDPADDAPSKAMPPGLGAHTDEVLRHWLDYADDRLLELRRAGVIA from the coding sequence ATGACGACGCGTGCCGATCTACCTCTGGCCGGTTTGAAGGTGCTTGATCTTTCGCGCATCTTGGCGGGTCCGATGTGTGCGCAGATTCTCGCCGATCTCGGCGCCGATGTGGTGAAGATCGAACGGCCACAGAGCGGCGACGACACGCGCCAATGGGGCCCGCCGTTTCTCGCAGCCGATGCCGAGGGGAAGCCCGGCCCGAGCGCTTATTATCTGTCGTGCAATCGCGGGAAGCGTTCGATGGCGCTCGACCTGAGCAAGCCCGAGGCGCGCGAAGTGCTCGACGACCTGCTGCGCACGGCCGATGTGATGCTTGAGAACTTCTTGCCTGAGACCCTCGCGAAACTCGGACTCACCCCCGAGCGGCTCCGGACGCTCAACCCCCGGCTGGTAAGTTGCTCGATTTCGGGCTATGGGCGAACCGGCCCGAACGCCGATCTGCCGGGCTACGATCTCGCGATCCAGGCCGCTTCCGGTTTGATGTCGATCACGGGGGAGCGTGACCGCGCGCCGATGAAGGTCGGCGTGGCGATCAGCGACGTCGTCACGGGGTTGTATGCCGCAGTGAGTGTGTTGGCGGGGTTGATCGGTCGGGGCGGGGCAGGGGAGGGGCGGCAGTTCGACGTCGCGCTGGCCGATTGCACGTTGGCCGCACTGGTGAACGTGGCGCAAAGCACGCTCGCAACGGGCCGCAGACCTGCGCGCTACGGCAACGCGCATCCTCAGATCGTGCCGTACGAGTCGTTCGCGACGGCCGATGGGCATCTCGTGTTGGCGATCGGCGCCGATCGACAATGGGTTCGATTTTGTCAGGCGATCGAGAAGCCGGTGTGGAGCGACCACGCGCGGTTTCGGACCAATCCCGATCGCGTGGCGGCGCGCGAGGTGCTTGTGCCGCTCGTGGCCGAGGAGATGCTACGGCGCACGACGGCCGAATGGGAAACGCTGCTCACCGCGGCCGACGTGCCGCACGCGCGGATCGCGCATGTCGACGAGGCGCTTGCCTCGAAACAAACCGAAGCGCGCGGCATGGTGCGCGAGGTGGTCGACGATGCCGGTCGAACGGTGCGCTTGTTGGGGAATCCGATTCATTGGCCGGAGCGACCCGACCCGGCGGACGATGCCCCGTCGAAAGCGATGCCGCCGGGGCTCGGCGCGCATACTGACGAAGTGCTCCGTCATTGGCTAGACTATGCAGACGACCGCTTGCTCGAACTACGCCGTGCCGGAGTGATTGCCTGA